A region of the Microcystis aeruginosa FD4 genome:
TCTGGGTTACTCGGAAAAGGAACACGGCAGCGATCTGATCAATGGTGATCTAACCGCGACGAAGGTGGAAGGAGGTTATATTCTCAATGGGGAGAAATGGCCGATTAACCGGGCGACTATCTCTGGAGTTTCCTTTATTTTGGCGAAAACCGATGCTAACGGCGGGCCGAAGTGTTTAACCCTATTTATGGTCGATAAACGGCAATTAGACCCCGAAAAATACTATAATTTGCCGAAAATATACACCCATGGCGTGCGGGCCTCGGATATGAGTGGGATTGGTTTTAAGGATTGTTTCGTCCCCGATTCTATGCGTTTACGGGAGGAGGGAGACGGTTTAGAATTAGCTCTGAAAGGTTTCCAGATTACCCGGATGTTGTGTGCTGCTTTTTCCCACGGGGCAGCCGATACCGCTTTGAGAACTACCCTCAGTTTTGCCGTTAATCGGGTAATTTATCAGAAAACTGTGATGGATTTGCCCCAACCCCGGCGCACTCTCGTGGATGCTTTCCTTGACATCCTTATTTGTGATTGCGAGACGATTCCGGCCGCAAGAGGTTTTCATATCATCCCCGAACAGTTTAGCGTCTGGGCTTCGGTGGTAAAATATTTTGTTACTGTCCGTCTGGAGGAGATGGTTAATAGTGTTTATGTGGTCTTGGGATCGCGTTTTTATATGCGAGAAGAACACGAATGCGGCATCTTCCAGAAGCTACTGCGGGATAATTCGATTATCAGTATGTTTGACGGCAGTTCGATCGTCAATCTTCATGCTTTAATCCTACAATTGCGTCCTTTAACCAAATATCGGGCTAAACGCAACTTGCGCACCATGTCGGCGTTAAAAACCCGTTTAGAGGCGATTTTTAGCCTAGAAAAGTCAGTTCCTCCCTTTGAACCCAATAATTTAGAATTATTTGGCCGGGGAATGGATGATTCCCTGCAAGGTTTAGAGATTGCCCTTGATATGGTGGAAGGATTGAAGGATTCTCAGGAGGTGGACCAGGAAGTATTAGAAAATCTATTGATGTTGGGTAATTTAGTTTTAGAGGAACTAAATGCTCACGATGAACAGATTAGTCAATCGAAATTCGAGTATGGTCATGACCAATCACCCGAATTGTTCGAGATTGCCAAGAAATACTGCACTTTACACGCTGCTTCCGCTTGTTTACACACTTGGCTTTATAATCGTTCCATCTTGGGTGAATTTTTTGCCCGGGGGGAATGGTTGGTGTTGAGTTTACACCGATTACTGCGAACTCTGCGGCCGCTGCCTTACACTCTATCTGAGGTGTATGTAGAAAATGTTGCCCAAGAATTGCTGAAATTATATCGAGAAAATCAACATTTTTCGATCGTGCCTTTTCAATTAGCCCATTCACAAACTACCGAGGAAAAAACCCATGAACTCCAACTCCAATCTTAATAATCTGGTACAAAATTGGTTAGTTAAACAGTTAGCCGATCAGTTATCTTTGGATGCACAAACGATTAATGTAACTGAACCTTTAACCCGTTATGGTTTAGATTCGATCGATGCGGTAACGATGGTGGGTGATCTAGAAGATTGGGTTGGTCAAGAGTTACCTTCTACCCTTTTCTGGGATCATTCTACTATTGAAAAAGCGTCTCTTTTCCTAGTAGAAAACTACGATCTTTCTAATCTTTCCGGTGAGGAAACCCCCGCAGAAGTTGCCCCCGTCGCTGAAAAAGCTGAACCGGCCGTTAGTGGTGGCAAAGGTTGGAGTTTATTCGGTCGTCGTTAATTATCAGTGATCAGTTATCAGTGATCAGTTATCAGTTACTCGGTTATCAGTTACGGCATTTCTCTTAAAAATGAAGTATAACCTATAATACTAAATCTGGTTATTAAAGACTGATTATTTATTCCCCTTTTTGCATGAGTGCGTGAGCAGAAAACGGGTTTCTCGGAGAAACCCGTTTTCTGTGCGTTACTCAACGGATTTAGTATAAGATAACGGCTGTAAATTGAAATATACAAAAAAGGGCGCTCAATTGAGCGTCCTTTTCTCCTACTAAATAACAAAAATTATCTCAAGATATACACCAGTAAAAACAGGATAATCCAGACCACATCGACGAAATGCCAGTATAATTCTGCCGCTTCGACACCAAAGTGAGATTGACTAGAATAGTGGTCTTTTTGACGAGAACGCCAGAGGACCGATAGAATTAGCACTAAACCAAAAGTAACGTGGAGACCGTGGAATCCGGTTAAGGCATAAAAAGCGCTGGTGAAAACATTAGTTGTCAGACCGAATTCAGCGTGATAATATTCGTATCCTTGACCACAAAGGAAGATAATTCCCATCAGGGCAGTAATGCCGAACCACAATTGTAAACCGGCATTATTGTTTTGTTTAATCGCCTTTTGTCCTATGTGCATAACAAAACTACTGGACACCAGAATAATCGTGTTAATTGTCGGTAGGGTTAATTCTAATTCGGGCGTGCCGGCGGGGGGCCAAACGGGTAACATGGTACGGTAGAACAAGAAAGCGGCAAATAAGCCTAAAAAGATGGAACTTTCCGCCACTAGAAACAAAACCACACCGAATAGGCGATGATCTGGGTGGCCATGATGTCCGTGTTCCACCGTTTCCTGATGATAATTGACAGAGAGTTGAGACTCTTCGAGCGTTGAACCTTGCATGATTGAATGTCCTTAGTTTACACGGGAGACGGGGAGCTTTTTTTCAGTGGGAAGTGGGAAGTGGGAAGCTTTTTTTCGGTAAACAGCAATCAGTGAACTGATAACTGATAACTGATAACTGATAACTGATAACTGATTATTGCGATTCCGCACCCACTTCAGCGAGGAGATCTTGTACTGATTCCTCTGCTTCCGATTCTTCCATATCAATACCGTAATCGTAGGGGCCAGACCAAAGAATCGGCATTTCCTCGAAATTCTCGATAATTGGGGGAGAGGAGGTTTGCCATTCTAGGGTTAAAGCGCGCCAAGGATTACGGCCGGCGGGTTGACCTTTAAAGGCACTCCAGACCATATTAATAGCGAAGGGAATACTCGATATACCGAGAATATAAGCTCCTGCGGTACTAAGAACATTTAAACTCTGAAATTGCACATCATACAGGGCAATACGACGGTTCATACCCAATAATCCCAATTCGTGCATCGGCATGAAAGTTAAATTCAAACCGATAAAAGTGAGAACAAAGTGGATACGACCGAGAGTCTCGTTATACATCCGTCCGGTCATTTTTGGGAACCAATGGTAAACGGCAGCAAACAGGGCCATTGCCGTACCACCGAATAGTACATAGTGGAAGTGACCGACGACAAAATAGGTATCGTGGACGTGGATATCGAAGGGAACAGAAGCCAACATAATCCCAGTCAAACCACCGATGAGGAAGGAAGACAGAAAACCGACCCCAAATAATAAAGACGTATTGAGACTAAGTTTACCCCCCCCAAAGAGTGGCACACCAACTAAAGATTTTAATGCCCGTGGGAACGGCGATTAACATGGTTGCCGCCATGAAAAACATCCGTAACCAACCGGGGGTACCGCTGGTGAACATATGGTGGGCCCAAACGATTAAACCCAAGAAACAGATGGTGAGACTGGAATAGGCGATCGCTCGATAACCAAAAATCGGTTTGCGGGCGTGAACTGGTAATATCTCCGAGATCGTGCCGAAAAAGGGCAAAATCATGATATAAACGGCAGGATGGGAGTAAAACCAGAACATATGCTGATAAACCACCGGATCGCCGCCGCCGGCGGGGTTAAAAAAGCTCGTGCCAGCGATTAAATCAAAGGACAAGAGAACGAGAGCAGAAGCAAGAACGGGGGTGGAAAGCAGCACCAGAGTCGAGGTAGCCAGCATTGCCCAACAAAATAGCGGCATACTGTACAAATCCATCTCAGGAATCCGCATTTTCAGGATCGTGGTGATGAAATTAATCGAGCCTAAAATCGAAGAAGTCCCGATCAATAAAAGGCTCAAAATCCACAATTCTTCCCCCCATTTGCCGCTAATTAAGCTTAAAGGTGGGTAGGAAGTCCAACCGGACTGGGGAGCGCCGACAAAGAAACTGGATAATAATAGCAGCCCGCCGGGGGGATTAAGCCAGAAAGCCACAGCGTTAAGACGAGGAAAAGCCATATCTTCCGCCCCAATCATCAGGGGAATGAGATAATTGGCAAAACCTGCCCCAACCGGAACGATCCAAAGAAAGATCATGATCGTTCCGTGCATGGTCATGAATTGGTTATATAGTTCTGGGGAGACGAAATCGGGGTCGGGAGTGGCTAATTCTGTCCGCAGCACTTCTGCGAAAGCACCGCCAATAAAGAAGAAAAGAAAGGCAGTCACCAGATATTGAATACCGATGACTTTATGATCGGTGCAGAAAGTAAAGTAATCCGTCCACTTGCGGTGATGGATCACCTCGGGAACGGTTGCTGGGGTGGTTATTTCCGTTGATGCTGTCATAATGCCAAGATTTTAGATGACAAGAAAAATTACATTTGGTGCTGATGGGGAACTTGGGCGAGGATTTCAGCGTCTATGCCCATTTCTTCGGTGTAGGGGGTCAAATATTGACTATCAGAGCGATCTTTAGCGGTCATAGCTACGGTTTGATCGCTGTCAACTTCGGCGATCGTGTTATCCTGCACCCATTGGTCGTAATCTGCTGGGGAGTGAACCACAAAGCTAGATTTCATGCCGCCGTGATAGGCCCCGCAAAGTTCCGCACAAATGATCGGATATTGACCAATTTGGTTGGATGTGAACGATAACACCGTTTCCTGTCCGGGGATAACGTCCTGTTTTAGACGCAATTGGGGAACCCAGAAAGCATGGATCACATCTCCCGCTTCCATATTCAGTTGCACGGGGCGATTGACGGGAGCGTGCAGTTCCCCGGAAACAATGCCGGTTTCGGGATAGGTGAAGATCCAAGCGTATTGAATACCTTTAACATTGACCACTAGGGGGGGGACTCCTTCACCATCGTAGGAATTGCCGATACCTAGGGCTACCCTGCGATCGCCGCCCAAGGCCATCATCGTGCCGTGGTGATGACCGTGGTGGGCGATTTCTCCTTTGTCACCCTTGGAAATCAAGGGATCGAGACCGCCGATATTGTTATAAATCTCGAAGCTATAGACGGCAAGGATAAAGACGATTACCGTCGGGATGGCTGTCCAGAAGATTTCTAGGGGGACATTGCCCTCCACTGCTGGCCCGTCGGTTTGATCCCCCGGTTTACGGCGAAAGCGAATCACTATATAAATGATCACGCCTTCAACTATTAAAAATAGTCCCGTAGAGATGGTCATCATCAGATTAAAGATATTATCTATTTCCTTGGCATCTTCGGAAGCGGCCACGGGCATTAAGCCATGATTTTGGCCATACCAGAGACTAATTAAGGTCAAGGCGATCCCGAGTACGAGCGTCAGGATACTGCTGGGAATTTTCACGGTCTTTTCAATATTTTCAATAGTGGCTACTTATTCAAGGCTAAAACATGATTCCCCTATAGATGGGAAATTTAACCAGCATCTTCTGAGAATTTTATCTTTTCTTTGGGATCGTTTTCAGGGAAAGTATTTAAAATAACTAATTTTTATGTTTTATTCTGAGTTTTTGTAAACAAATGTAACGGAAATGGCCAGAAATCTAAAGAATATCTAAAAGGTTTTACCAGTCGTAAAAAAACTCATTCACAGTGATAACTAACTGGCAAACAAAGCCAGGATCTTTGATGACAGACTCCTTGAGAACAGGCAAACCGATGACCGAATCTGTTTTTAACCCGACACCCCTAAGAGAAACTGGCAATATTCAGGTGTGGATGCGCCGCTTAGTCTGGAAAATTGCGATCGCTACTTTCGCCCTCATGGTGGTGGGCGCTGCCACCAGAGTTATGAACGCCGGTTTAGCTTGTCCCGATTGGCCCCTGTGTTACGGTCAATGGATTCCCAGTCAGCAGATGAATCTACAGGTATTTCTGGAGTGGTTTCACCGTCTCGATGCCTCTTTGATCGGGTTTAGTACGATCGCTCTCGTCGGTCTGTCTTGGTGGCATCGTCGCCATCTTCCCCCTTGGCTGTTTCCCTCTGCGATCGCATCTTTAGCTTTAATTCTCCTGCAAGGAGTCCTGGGAGGATTAACCGTCACCCAATTACTGCGATTTGACATCGTAACCGCCCATTTAGGCACAGCTTTGCTCTTTTTCTCCACCCTAATCGTCATTGCTATCTGTCTGACTCCCTATCGTGGCACAGGTACAGTCGGGAAACTAACTGGGATGGGAATGGTCGCCACCGCTCTAGTTTATCTGCAATGTCTCCTCGGCGGTCTCGTCGGTTCCCGTTGGGCAGCCCATCAGTGTTTAACGGTTTCCCAACTCTGCACGGTGATGAATAGCCACATTATCGGGGTTTTTCCCGCAACTATCTCGGTTTTAACCCTAGTTTTCTTCGCTTGGCGAACTGCCGCTATCCATCCTCTCCTCAAAAAACTAGCTTTTAGCGCCGGGGGATTAGTCGCCCTACAGGTGTTTTTGGGCGTTGCCACCCTGAAACTGCATCTACAGGTGGAACCCTTAACCGTTACCCACCACAGCATCGGTGCGCTATTGGTGGGAACCCTCGTCGCTTTTACCACTTTTGCCCTTCGCGATCGTTATTTCGCGCCTATAAGCCATCTCTAAGGATTTAATCACGATGACTGGAACTCAAGCCCTTCGCCACCACGATAATTTTTTACAAGTCGCTAAAAGTTATTATCAACTCACTAAACCGCGAATTATTCCTCTACTGCTGATTACCACGGCTGCTGCTATGGAAATCGCCTCTAAAGGTCAGGTTTCCCCCCTCTTACTCTTTCTTACCCTCCTCGGTGGCACTCTCGCCGCCGCCGCCGCTCAAACCTTAAACTGCATCTATGATCGCGACATCGATCACACCATGCTTCGCACCCGCGCCCGTCCCATTCCCTCCGGTCGCGTGCAACCCCTCCACGCCCTCATTTTTGCCCTCGTTTTAGCCTCCCTTTCCCTAGCACTTTTTGTCTTTTTTGTCAATACTTTGAGCGGATTTTTAGCAATGACCGGCATCGCATTTTATATGCTGATTTATACCCATCTGCTCAAGCGTCATAGTATCCAAAATATTGTTATCGGTGGCGCAGCCGGCTCGATTCCTCCCCTCGTCGGTTGGGCGGCAGTAACGGGCGATCTCGGTTGGATTCCCTGGATTTTATTCGCAATTATTTTCCTCTGGACTCCTCCCCATTTTTGGGCTTTAGCTTTAATGATCAAGGATGATTATGCAGAAGTGGATATCCCGATGATGCCCGTAGTTAAAGGGGAAGAAGCCACTAGCGAGCAGATTTGGCTTTATACTTTAATCGTTGTTCCTTTCACTTTCCTCTTGATTTATCCCTTGGCTGCCTGTGGTGTGGTTTATGGTGTAGCGGCTTTATTTTTAGGGTTTGTTTTCCTGAAAAAAGCTTGGCAATTAAAACAGAATCCTTTTGATCGGGACATGGCTCGATCGCTGTTTAAATATTCCATTCTTTACATGATGTTATTATGTACAGCTATGGTGATCGATAGTTTACCCATGACCTCTCGTATCCTCGCTACAATTGCCAGTTTATTCCCCTGTAGTTAATCTCAGTTATCAGTTATCAGTTATCAGTTATCATACTAAATCCAGTTATTAAAAACTGATTATTTATTCCCTTTTGCCTTTTGCATGAGTGCCTTTTGCCTCTCCTCATAACTAGCCTGTACTCAACGTATTTAGTATCAGATGTGAGTTTTCAGTTCACTGATTACTGTTCACTCTTCGCTGAAAATACTCCCCACTGCCTGCTCCCCATCTCCCCAATTCATAATTGATAATTCATCATTCATAATTCCCACTACCCCATCTCCCCACTTCCCAATTCATAATTCATCATTCATAATTCCCCCTGACTAATGATTGCGACTAAGAGAGTTAATTCGATCGATTAGTTGGGCTAAGATTTCTTGTAATTGTCGATCTTGATGTTGGGAAAGGTTGATTTTATCACAGCTATAAATAACGGTGGTGTGATCTTTGCCGCCAAATTCTTCGCCAATGCGCGGTAAGCTTAAATCCGTGTGTTGACGCATCAAATACATCCCAATCTGTCGGGCAAAACTAATTTCTCGTCGGCGGGAATTTCCCTTTAGATCAGCGATCGAGAGTTGAAATTTTTCTGCTACTACCGCCATAATAATCTCAGGAGAAGTGGCAATTTTGGCCATTGGTGGATTTAAAACCGGTGCGATATTTTCTACCGTCATCGGCAATCCAGAGATAGAAATATAAGTAGTAGCCCGAATTAATGCTCCCTCTAATTCGCGAATATTAGAAGTATAATTAACGGCAATATATTCGATAACTTCTCGTGGGAGACGCAGATTTTCGTACTCGGCCTTTTTTTGTAAAATTGCCATACGAGTTTCGATATCTGGTGCTTGGATATCGGCGACTAATCCCATAGAAAAGCGAGAAATTAAACGATCCTGTAAACTGGGAATCTGTTTAGGGAGGCGATCGGAGGCTAAAACTACCTGTTTTCCCGCTTCGTGCAGGGTATTAAAGGTATGAAAAAATTCTTCTTGAGTGTATTCTTTTCCTTCAATAAATTCCAGATCATCCACTAATAATATGTCCGCATGGCGATAATGATTACGAAAACTTTCCATACTATCTTGACGGATAGCGGTGATTAAATCATTAGTAAATTGTTCCGTCGATACATAAAAAACCCTGGATTGGGGATATAATTCCAGACGATAATGACCGATCGCTTGCATTAAATGGGTTTTACCTAACCCCACCCCACCACAGAGAAAAAGCGGGTTAAATTCCCTTCCGGGTAATTCCGCCACCGCTAAAGCGGCCGCGTGGGCCATGCGATTAGTTGGCCCGACAACAAAACGGGAGAAATTATATTTAGGGTTAAGTTGATTACTGGGGGATAGTTCTAATTCTAAGCTAGTGTGAGGCTGGAAAATAGCGATCGAATCCCCCTGTTGTGCCGTTAGTTGAATCTCGACGGGATAACCGACGATATCCTCCACTACTTCGGCAATTGTTGACAGATAATTTTTCTGAAGATGGTTAAGAATAAAAGGATTGGCAGCCTGAATTACTAAGCGATCGTTTTGCCATTCTTTAACCGTCGCCGTTTGAAACCAAGTCTCAAAAGCGGGACGGGTTAATAGTAATTTTAGACGCTCTAGGAGATTATGCCAAAGTTGTTGGGGGCTGCTATCCACGGTTAATTTTGATTAACAAAGTTGCTCTAGTGCTGCTGCGGGGAAACCTTATCAGTTTAGCGAGATTTTTCCGCTCAAGATAAAATGATTTTCAGAGGGAAACAATTAATCCTTATACAGATGACACAAGTTTTAACAATCACCCAATTAGGAAACCCAATTCTACAGCAAAAAGCAGCAGCGCTCGATCATCTTCTCGATTCTGACTGTCAAGATTTGATCGATTCCCTGATTACCACCGTGCAAGCTGCCCACGGGGTGGGAATCGCCGCACCCCAAGTTGCTCGGTCTCTGCGTCTGTTTATCGTTGCTTCTCACCCCAATCCTCGTTATCCCGACGCTCCGATCATGTCACCCACTGCCATGATTAATCCGCGTATTTTGCAGGTCAGCGAGGAATTAGACCTCCTGCAAAAATAGGAACTGATTATGTATCATAAAGTAAAACACTCAGAAAAACCATGACTTACGAAAAAGTAAAAAATTTGAATCCAGAAGAGTTTAAACGCTTTTGTGGAGTATATCCTGAAACATTTAAGGATATGGTGAAGGCTTTGGCTGCCGAAAAAGTTCTGCAAAAAAAATCGGGAAGACCAAGTAAATTAAGTCTAGAAGACCAAATCTTGATGACCTTAGAGTATTTACGGGAATATAGTACTTATTTCCATCTCGGAATTAATTGGGAGATTAATGAGACAACAGCCCTAGGAATCACTAGAAAGGTAGAAAATATTCTGAGCAAATCTGGATTGTTTAATCTGCCGGGGAAAAAGACAGTTCACCAGGCGAATAGTGACCTAGAGGTAGTGGTAGTAGATGTAGCAGAGCCTGAGATAGAAAGACCTCAAAAAAAGCAGAAAGATTACTATAGCGGGAACCAAGGCTATCATACAATAAAATCGCAAGTTCTTGCGGCTCAAAAAACAGGAATGATAGTCTGTACCGCTCATGGAAAGGGAAGAATACATGACTTTAATCTTTGGAAAAATAGTCAAATTGGGATCGATAAAAATATTGAATGTTTAGCAGATAAGGGCGATCAAGGAATTCAAAAGCTGCACAAAAATAGTAGAATTCCTAACAAAAAAAAGAAAAATAAAGAATTAAGTTTAGAAGAAAAAGAATTTAATTGCCAGTTATCAAGAGAAAGAATTGTTATCGAACCTATTCACAGAAGTCTGAAGAGATTTAGAATTTTATCATCAAGATACAGGAATCGGAGACGACGTTTTGGTCTGAGATTTAATTTAATCGCTGGCATTTACAACTACGAACTTGCTTTAGGCTATAATCAAGTAGCTGAATAAGACTTTTGCAGGAGGTCTATTATCAAAGCGCAAGTCCCTTATTGGAAGGGGACTCTCGAAGGCTCTCCCCTTACTTAGAGTGATCGGCAAACCTGATCGATCGGAGGGCGCAGGTTCCTTGCGCCCCTACAGTAACGGACTTTGCCCACAATGTAGGGGCGAACTGCGTTCGCCCAAAAGGTACATTATCAAAGCGCAAGTCCCTAAGCTAAGACGCATTTAAACCGCTTATTCTTAGATTAGCAGAATCTCCCCCAATCCCTTTGCTGTTGCAAGAGTGCAAGAGTGCAAGAGTGCCTCGTCTCAACAAGCAATTTAAATAGGGGTTGCTGAATAAATCTAAAAACCTTGTTGGGTAAGACTTTTAGACTTTTTGTCAATCAAAAAGTACCAGATCTGGGAGTGATCGGGGGGAAAATTCAGGGACTTTTTCCCTGAAAATTAGGTAATTGACCCCCTCAAAATCGGTAAAACCCCACACCCTACACCCCACACCCCACACCCCACACCCCGTCCCCACGAAAACTCTTAAAACAGGGGAGTAAGTCTTTTCCCAGACTGAAATAAACTAAAAACATTTTGCCGTAGCAGATAGGGTAGGGCAGCTCCGAATCTTGGTTGAAAGACCAAAACGCTGGGAGAGCTATCCACAAGTGGACAACTAGATAACAAGTGATATTCTAGTCGGTTCGGATAGGACCTAATCGTGTAAGACGTGAGTAGGGGAAACCAGAAAGCGCAGTGATGAGCTTCGAGAATCCCTCGCATGAGCGCTTCGGGGAGTGTCAAATCCAGACTAACCGTTAGCAATCACCAGACTTTTAAGCACATTTTCGGTCATGGCCGCTAATTGATCCAATTGTTCCTGATAGCGTTGTGCCTGTTTTTTGGCTTCTACCTTGCGTTTCAGAGCTTCCCGGGCTAAATCATCGCGATTTCTGCTTAAAGCTTCGATCGCTACTCGATGCCATGTTTCTGCTTCTTGAATGGCTTTTTTGTACTGGGGTTGAATTTCATCCCAACTGACCTTAAGATTGCTTAAAGCGCCTTTTAATAGGGTTTGGGCATTGTTGGGGTCGGCTCCGATGAGGGATTTTTTCAGAGGTTCGTAGAGTCCCACCGCTTGTAAATGGGTAATAATCGGGATAAATTCTTCTATCTGTTGACTTTTGCTAATACCAGTCTTACACCAAGTGGCAAAATGTTCGCAGTTGTTAAAAAGAAGATTATATTTCTGCTCCCCCAGACGACTTAGCGCCCTTTCTACCACCACATCGGGGATAAAGGAAAATCCCACCTCTACATGGCGCACCACATAGATTTTACCGCCCCTAGCAAAGGTTTCTAGGGAAGTTCGTTCAACAACCTCGCTCGGTTTTCGGTAATGAATGACGCTACCATCACCGCAATCGATGCCATGATGGGCATAAACACCCTGAAGATTGAGCAATTCCCGATAGGCGTATATTTGATCCCCTCTAGCCATATTTTTTTAGTGATAAAGTAAACAAGGAGATTATCTATTGACCTAGTTTTTCCAGTTATTAATCTTATATTTTAGAGATTATGGATGCTTTTAGTCCCTTTCCCCCTGACTGGACAGAGAATGCCGTTCACGCCTACAATTTTTGTTGTCCTTACTGTGGGGCCAAAGCTAAAGAAGCTCAGGCCGTTTGGATCAATCGCCGCGCACCCGTTTTAGGAGAAGATTCCCGTCGTAAATGGCAGGAATTCTATCATTGTCAATGCGATCGAGTTTGGTGGGCCTGGAGTAGTGATCGACCTGCCGAAAATAAGTAATTCTGAATCGAGAATCGAAAATATGGCCGATGTTTATGTTTCTTGGGATGAATACCATCGTCTGATCGAAAAATTAGCAGTAAAAATCGATCGTTCTGGTTGGCAATTTGCTCAGATTGTCTGTTTAGCTAAGGGAGGATTGCGCGTCGGTGACATTCTCTCTCGTCTTTTTCGTCAACCCCTAGCCATTCTCTACGCTGCTTCCTACGGGGGGCAAAATCATCAAATTCGGGGAGAATTAACTATTTCCTCGAATTTAGCCATGATCGAACCCAAATTAAAGAGTCCCTTGTTGTTAGTGGATGATTTAGTCGATTCGGGAATCACTCTCCAAAAAACCTCGATTTTGTTACAGGAAAAATACGGGATTACCAATATCAAAACTGCGGTGATCTGGTACAAAGCAGCATCAAGAATCAAACCTGACTATTATGTGGAATATTACCTCGATAATCCCTGGATTCACCAACCCTTCGAGCGTTACGAGTTAATTCCACCCAAAGACCTCCTAGAATAAATTCAGTTTAGCATCAGCGGTGAGCTAAGACGTATTTAAACCGCTTATTCTTAGATTAGCCGAATCTCCTCCAATCCCTTTACTGTTGCCTTTTGCCTTTTGCCTGTTGCCTCGTCTCAACAAGCAATTTAAATTACCATCAGCTTAGAGAGTCTCCCCTTAAAAATTTCACCAAAGAAGATTGATATCTGAAATCGGCAACGTCATCTATTCTCCGTAGGATTCAGCAGTAATTTTACCCCGAAAAACGATGTAATTATAAACTGTATAGGCTAGTAAAATTGGGATTAAAAAACCCACAAAAGTCAGCATAAACACC
Encoded here:
- a CDS encoding lecithin retinol acyltransferase family protein gives rise to the protein MARGDQIYAYRELLNLQGVYAHHGIDCGDGSVIHYRKPSEVVERTSLETFARGGKIYVVRHVEVGFSFIPDVVVERALSRLGEQKYNLLFNNCEHFATWCKTGISKSQQIEEFIPIITHLQAVGLYEPLKKSLIGADPNNAQTLLKGALSNLKVSWDEIQPQYKKAIQEAETWHRVAIEALSRNRDDLAREALKRKVEAKKQAQRYQEQLDQLAAMTENVLKSLVIANG
- a CDS encoding IS5 family transposase, whose product is MTYEKVKNLNPEEFKRFCGVYPETFKDMVKALAAEKVLQKKSGRPSKLSLEDQILMTLEYLREYSTYFHLGINWEINETTALGITRKVENILSKSGLFNLPGKKTVHQANSDLEVVVVDVAEPEIERPQKKQKDYYSGNQGYHTIKSQVLAAQKTGMIVCTAHGKGRIHDFNLWKNSQIGIDKNIECLADKGDQGIQKLHKNSRIPNKKKKNKELSLEEKEFNCQLSRERIVIEPIHRSLKRFRILSSRYRNRRRRFGLRFNLIAGIYNYELALGYNQVAE
- a CDS encoding phosphoribosyltransferase, with product MADVYVSWDEYHRLIEKLAVKIDRSGWQFAQIVCLAKGGLRVGDILSRLFRQPLAILYAASYGGQNHQIRGELTISSNLAMIEPKLKSPLLLVDDLVDSGITLQKTSILLQEKYGITNIKTAVIWYKAASRIKPDYYVEYYLDNPWIHQPFERYELIPPKDLLE